The Deinococcus aquaticus genomic interval ACTCAGGGCGAACAGGGCCAGCTCCAGCTTCTTCTTGTCGTGCGCGATCAGCGCCACCTGCCGCCGGTTATCAGGCTGCGTGGGCGCGGCGGAATCTGCTGCGGTCATGCCCGACATTCTTTCACGCTCGGCCTTTCACGCGCGGCGCGCTTACCGGCCTACGCAGCGTCCTGAATGCGGATGCGGCGGTACCGGGCCTGCACCACGCACCACACGCCGTAACACAGTGTCCCGACTGCCACGAGCCCCAGCAGCAGATTCCCCGACGGCTGGGAGTTCAGCCACGTCAGTGCCTGCGAGATGCCCACCGTTTCACTGGCCTTGCGGTTCCAGGCGGCGACCAGCGCAAAGCCGCCGATGATCAGCATCAGCACCCCGCGCGACCCGATGCCCAGCTGTCCGGTCTTCACGAGGAGGTCCTTCACGCGGCCGTTCACGCCCGCGAAGTTCATGCGCTTCATGAATTTTGCGCCGTACGCCGTGAACAGCTGACTGCCTGCCAGGGCCAGCAGCCCCAGCCCCACCAGTCCCAGCAGCAGCTGACCGCCCGGCAGGTTCAGGACCGTCCCGGCCGCCTGCGCCTGACTGTCCCCGCCCTGCGGGGCGCTGCCCGACGCGGCCAGCCGGGCCGTGAACACCGCCAGCGTCAGGTTTACGCCGCCGCTCAGCAGGTACCCCAGCCTCTTGGCGATCCCCTTGGCCGCCGTGCCCTGCCGCTCGGGGTCCAGCACGGCGCGGATCAGTTGCCACAGCGCGTACCCGACCAGCCCGACCGCCACCACGGCCAGCAGCGCCGACCCGCCCGGCAGGTCCTGCAATTTCAGCAGGGCGCCGCGCGTGTCCGTGGTACGGCCTCCGCGCCCCAGCGCCACGCTCAGGGCCAGGAACCCCACCGTGAAGTACACGACGCCCTTGCTGGCGTACCCGACGCGCGCCAGCGTCTCCAGGCCCGGCGCGGCCTGCTGCGCGGCGTTCCCGGCTGCCTCGCGGGTGTCCTGCAATCCGGCCTTCACCTGCTCGGCCCCACGACTCACGCGGCTGTTCACGTTCTTCAGGTCTGCCATCAGACCCGCAGTGTGAACGACACCCTCTCTGCGCGGACCTGAACGGTACCGGGAGGCCTTGAGCTGACATCCGCCTTTTCTTCATGCAACGTGGGCGGGGCGGTGGGAGAGGGAAGGGCGGCGCGGCCAGCACGGAATCCCGTACCGACGCGCGCCGCCCTGTGACCCTGACAGCCCTGTGACCCTGGATTCAGCTCAGCTCAGGGCAGTTCGACCTCGAAGTCCTTCACGTCGCTCAGGTAGTCGGTCATCCAGGCCTTCAGGGTCGCCTTGGTGTACCCGCCCGCGATGGGCATGGTGGAATCCAGGTAGTACGCGCCCTCGTACACGTACGACTGCGTGTAGTAGTTGCTGTTCCAGTCGTTCGTCAGTTCGGTGTCCAGGTCTTCCTCGCTGTCGCTGTAATCCCAGTAGGTGCTGGCCGTCACGCGGCTGCACTTGCCGGCCGAGCAGCTGCTAAGCCACACGCTGACCTCGTACTCGCCGGCCATGACGGTCATGCTGGGGTCACTGTCCGGGCTGACCGGGTCCATGGTGACGCGGTACCCGGCTTCCTTCAGGGCGGCCATCAGCGCGGCGGGGGTCGAGGCCACCACCTGCGCGTTCGCGCCGGTCACGGGAGCGCCCGCGCCGCCCGCCAGGGCCGGGGTGGACAGGGTGAGGACGAGCAGCGCAGCAGACACCAGATTTTTGTTCATGCTTCACAGTACGACGCCAGCCCGGGGGACGTGCACTCACCTGCACCGGGTGTATCGGCCCGTGTCCCGCCCACCAGAATGACCGGCCCGCTCCACCCAGTTCTCACTCAACTCACGCTGTGGCGGTGACATCGTGAGGATCATGACCGATGAGCGTCCCCCCCCCCCCCCCCCCCCCCCCCCCCCCCCCCCCCGCCCGCCGCAAACGCACCTTCGGCGTGTACATCGGCCGCTTCGAACCCCCCCACACCGCCCACCTGCACGTCATGCTCGAGGCCCTGCACAGCGTCCAGAAACTCATCATCGTGATCGGCAGCGCCCGCGCCGCCCGCAACACCAAGAACCCCTTCACCGCCGACGAACGCCAGGACCTCATCACCGCCATGCTCCAGGAAGCCGGCATTCCCCGCACCCGCCTGCTGTTCGTGCATGTGCGCGACTACTACTACAACGAAACCCTCTGGCTCAGCGAAGTCCAGGCCGGCGTGCACGCCCACACGCGCGGCAGCACCGACGTCGCCCTCATCGGCCACATCAAGGACGAGAGCAGCTACTACCTCCGCTCCTTCCCCGCCTGGGAATTCATCCCCACCCACGTCGTCAGCGACCTCAGCGCCACCGACGTCCGCCGCGCCTACTTCGAAGGCCGCCACGGTGACGCCGCCCAGATGGTCCCACCCGCCGTGAACGCCTTCCTGGACACCTTCCGGCACGGCCCCGACTACGCCGAACTGAAAGCCGAGTACGACCACCTGCGCGCCTACCGCGCCGCCTGGAAAGACGCGCCCCACCCACCCATCTTCGTCACCACCGACGCCGTCATCACCCGCAGCGGCCACGTCCTGATCGTCCGCCGCGCCGGACTGCCCGGCCGGGGCCGCCTCGCCATGCCCGGCGGGTTCCTCGAACAGCACGAAACCCTCCTCGCCTGCGCCATCCGCGAAACGCACGAGGAAACCGGCCTGAACCCCAGCATCGACCTCGCCGCCGCCCTGCGCTCACAGGCTGTCTTCGACTACCCCGACCGCAGCCTGCGCGGCCGCACCGTCACTCACGCCTACCACTTCGATCTCGGCATCGGGCAACTCCCACGCCTCAGCGGCGGCAGCGACGCCAGCGAAGCCCTCTGGATGCCCATCAGCGACGTCCTCGCCCGCCCCGAACTGTTCTTCGAGGACCACCACGCCATCATCGAACACTTCGTCATGCGCGGGTAAGGTGTCACCATGAATCTGCGCGCTGCCCGTTGTTATGTCGGTGACTTCGATGAGCTTGAGGTCTTCATGGTCATGTTCGACGAGGGACCAGACCGGGAAGACAGCAGCGTCGCCTTCCAGATCAGTCTGTTCGACGATGGACAGGACGAGGAGCTGGGGATGGACACCTACTGTCTCGTGCTGGGAGGCAGAGCCTGCACCTACGGGGGGATTCTGGCCGTGTCTCTGATCCAGAGGGTGCTGACACTCACGCTTGCAGAAGACGCTCAACAGGAGCTGGGGATTACCGGGATCACCGTTGACGTGACGGCTGTGATGGATCAGTGGCAGGACATTCAGAATGGATTGATACGCGTCCTCTCGCAGGCGCGGGAGACGCCCGACATCCGCCTCGGCTGAACTATCCCTACCTCCCATACCTTGCCCGACCGTGACGGAACTTCCGTGCGGGTGCGCCGGGCGCGCCTAGACTGTGCGGGTGTTGCCTGCCCGTTCTCCTTACGCCCGCCTGGAGGGGTTCCTGCGGGACACGCTGGGCGGCGGGGCGACGCGCCTGCATGAGGAGGAGCCGGTTCCGGCGCGGACGGTAGGCGTCTCGGAGCTGGGCTGGAGTGACGCGGTGGCACGCGGTTTCGGCTTTCCGACGGTGTTCGCGCATCAGGCGCGCACGTTCGAGCTGATGCGCTCGGGCGAGAACGTGATCATCACGACGCCCACGGCGAGCGGGAAGACCGGGGCGTTCTTTCCGGGTGTGTTCGACCGCCTGGAGCGGGATGCGGAGGCGACGGCGCTGTTCGTGTACCCGCTGGTGGCGCTGGGGCAGGATCAGCGGGACAAGCTGCTGGAGTTCCGCGAGCGGGGCGGGTTTGGGTGGGAGGTGGCGTCGTTTCAGGGGTCGGCGCAGGGGTCGGCCGTGTTCCGGCCGGGCGTGCGGATGGTGACGGCCACGCCGGACAAACTGCACTGGTCGCTGGTGCAGCCGGGTGTGCGGGACTTCCTGCGGAACCTGTCGTTTCTGGTGCTGGACGAGGCGCACACGTACCGGGGCGGCTTCGGCAGCGAGGTGGCGGGCATGTTGCGCCGTTTGCTGGCGCTGGCGCGGGCGCTGGGGGCCAACCCGCAGGTGATCCTGAGTACGGCGACCATCGGGAACCCGGCGGAGTTCGCGCGGGAACTGACGGGCGTGGACGCCACCGAGGTCAGCGAATCCGGCGCGCAGCGGCACGGGAAACGCTACTACCTCGCGGACCACAGGGGGCAGCCCCGGCGCTTCTGGAACGCGGTGATGGACGCCAGCGCCCGGTACGACCTGAAGGTCCTGGCGTTCTTCCGGGGGCGGTCGCGGGCGGCGCGGCTGTACTCCACGTACCGGGCGCAGTCGGGGTACGCGGGCCGCGCGCACCTGTACATGGCGGGCACCAGTGACCGCGAGGGCCGCCTGTCCGAGTTCCGCCGCACGCGCAGCGGCGTGATGTTCGCCACGAACGCCCTGGAAGCCGGGGTGGACATCGGGGACCTGGAGGTCGTGATCATCGACGGGTATCCGGGCTCGCGCATGGCGTTCCGGCAGATGGCGGGCCGCGCCGGGCGGATCGCGCCGGGACTGGTGCTGTA includes:
- a CDS encoding DUF1206 domain-containing protein is translated as MADLKNVNSRVSRGAEQVKAGLQDTREAAGNAAQQAAPGLETLARVGYASKGVVYFTVGFLALSVALGRGGRTTDTRGALLKLQDLPGGSALLAVVAVGLVGYALWQLIRAVLDPERQGTAAKGIAKRLGYLLSGGVNLTLAVFTARLAASGSAPQGGDSQAQAAGTVLNLPGGQLLLGLVGLGLLALAGSQLFTAYGAKFMKRMNFAGVNGRVKDLLVKTGQLGIGSRGVLMLIIGGFALVAAWNRKASETVGISQALTWLNSQPSGNLLLGLVAVGTLCYGVWCVVQARYRRIRIQDAA
- a CDS encoding YbjN domain-containing protein — translated: MNKNLVSAALLVLTLSTPALAGGAGAPVTGANAQVVASTPAALMAALKEAGYRVTMDPVSPDSDPSMTVMAGEYEVSVWLSSCSAGKCSRVTASTYWDYSDSEEDLDTELTNDWNSNYYTQSYVYEGAYYLDSTMPIAGGYTKATLKAWMTDYLSDVKDFEVELP
- a CDS encoding bifunctional nicotinamide-nucleotide adenylyltransferase/Nudix hydroxylase; this translates as MSVPPPPPPPPPPPPARRKRTFGVYIGRFEPPHTAHLHVMLEALHSVQKLIIVIGSARAARNTKNPFTADERQDLITAMLQEAGIPRTRLLFVHVRDYYYNETLWLSEVQAGVHAHTRGSTDVALIGHIKDESSYYLRSFPAWEFIPTHVVSDLSATDVRRAYFEGRHGDAAQMVPPAVNAFLDTFRHGPDYAELKAEYDHLRAYRAAWKDAPHPPIFVTTDAVITRSGHVLIVRRAGLPGRGRLAMPGGFLEQHETLLACAIRETHEETGLNPSIDLAAALRSQAVFDYPDRSLRGRTVTHAYHFDLGIGQLPRLSGGSDASEALWMPISDVLARPELFFEDHHAIIEHFVMRG
- a CDS encoding Imm10 family immunity protein codes for the protein MNLRAARCYVGDFDELEVFMVMFDEGPDREDSSVAFQISLFDDGQDEELGMDTYCLVLGGRACTYGGILAVSLIQRVLTLTLAEDAQQELGITGITVDVTAVMDQWQDIQNGLIRVLSQARETPDIRLG